A single genomic interval of Croceibacter atlanticus HTCC2559 harbors:
- a CDS encoding TlpA family protein disulfide reductase yields MNTKKENKNKKKPWIQYGIFAIVAISLYTTGLHTEVIGFAQRGLLATGLMNPDIEEIAQVRKNDKNNDEASMPNLTKADLNLKLIDAEGKKRSLKEFKDKVIFLNFWATWCPPCIAEMPTIDKLHEEMGDEVAFILLSFDDDFEKAKAFNKRKGYDLPIYAPASNLPAMFQSSALPTTYVIDADGNMALTHKGMADYSDPKFKDFILDLKK; encoded by the coding sequence ATGAATACTAAGAAAGAAAATAAGAATAAAAAGAAACCGTGGATTCAATACGGAATTTTTGCCATAGTGGCCATTTCACTTTACACAACTGGTTTACATACTGAAGTTATAGGTTTCGCTCAACGCGGATTACTCGCTACAGGCTTGATGAATCCTGATATAGAAGAGATTGCGCAGGTAAGAAAGAATGACAAGAACAATGATGAGGCATCAATGCCAAATCTTACCAAAGCAGATTTAAACCTAAAATTGATTGACGCTGAAGGCAAAAAAAGGTCATTAAAAGAATTTAAGGACAAGGTCATATTTTTGAATTTTTGGGCAACTTGGTGTCCGCCTTGTATTGCCGAAATGCCGACCATCGATAAATTACACGAGGAAATGGGTGATGAAGTTGCTTTCATATTATTATCATTCGATGATGATTTTGAAAAGGCTAAAGCTTTTAATAAACGCAAGGGATATGACTTACCAATTTACGCTCCAGCAAGTAATCTGCCAGCTATGTTTCAGTCATCTGCCCTACCTACAACTTATGTAATTGATGCCGATGGAAATATGGCATTAACACATAAAGGTATGGCCGATTACAGTGATCCGAAATTCAAAGATTTTATATTGGATTTAAAAAAGTAA
- a CDS encoding sulfur reduction protein DsrE → MKTIFYSTVVIVMTLFTSCGSLAQNTVDTNKNNYVVLTKKVPQLEPIILTAEALKEEDGSNFGQFEVIICGKEIGDITDSSKMNGFIVRAENVGVKLVACGFSLNKFKVDTTKVPDEMKTVENGILYNLQLQKKGYNSLSL, encoded by the coding sequence ATGAAAACAATTTTTTATAGTACAGTAGTAATCGTGATGACTCTTTTTACGAGTTGTGGTTCCTTAGCGCAAAACACTGTAGATACAAACAAAAATAATTATGTGGTACTGACTAAAAAGGTGCCACAATTAGAGCCCATAATTTTAACCGCGGAAGCCTTAAAAGAAGAAGATGGCAGCAATTTTGGTCAATTTGAAGTTATCATTTGCGGCAAGGAAATTGGCGATATTACTGATAGTTCTAAAATGAATGGCTTTATAGTGCGTGCTGAAAATGTTGGTGTAAAATTAGTAGCCTGTGGTTTTTCGCTCAATAAATTTAAAGTTGATACAACCAAAGTGCCCGATGAAATGAAAACTGTCGAAAACGGTATTCTATACAACCTTCAACTTCAGAAAAAAGGATATAATAGTTTAAGTCTATAA
- a CDS encoding sulfite exporter TauE/SafE family protein: MELLEILGFIGALFIGLVLGLIGGGGSILTVPILVYALTLNPVIATAYSLFVVGTTSLVGAIKNITKGMVDFKTAIIFAIPAFIAVYITRAFLIPAIPDELFQIGNIMVTKNLAIMLFFAFIMLLASVSMIRNKRKETDEEAEITYNYPLIIAEGIIVGAITGIVGAGGGFLIIPALVLLAKLPMKKAVATSLFIIAIKSLIGFLGDVQNLDIDWPFLLIFTGLSIIGIFIGIWLNKFIDGKKLKKAFGWFVLIMGIYIIYKELTA; encoded by the coding sequence ATGGAACTTCTAGAAATTTTAGGATTTATCGGAGCACTTTTTATAGGACTCGTATTAGGTTTAATAGGTGGTGGTGGTTCAATTTTAACTGTACCAATTTTAGTTTATGCACTCACGCTTAACCCCGTAATTGCAACAGCTTATTCCCTTTTTGTAGTAGGCACAACATCCTTGGTAGGAGCTATAAAAAATATAACTAAAGGAATGGTCGATTTCAAAACGGCCATTATTTTTGCCATTCCAGCCTTTATTGCTGTTTATATCACACGTGCTTTTTTAATTCCTGCAATTCCAGATGAATTATTTCAGATAGGAAATATTATGGTCACAAAGAACTTGGCCATAATGCTTTTTTTTGCATTTATAATGTTACTTGCTTCAGTATCTATGATACGTAATAAGCGCAAAGAAACCGATGAAGAAGCCGAAATTACATACAACTATCCACTTATCATTGCCGAAGGTATAATCGTAGGAGCCATAACGGGTATCGTAGGTGCCGGTGGTGGTTTTTTGATAATTCCGGCCTTGGTGTTATTGGCAAAATTGCCAATGAAAAAAGCAGTAGCTACTTCTTTGTTCATTATCGCAATTAAATCGCTAATTGGATTTTTAGGCGATGTACAGAATTTGGATATTGACTGGCCATTCTTGCTCATTTTTACAGGGCTTTCAATTATCGGAATATTTATTGGAATCTGGCTGAACAAATTCATCGACGGAAAGAAATTAAAAAAAGCCTTTGGGTGGTTTGTTCTCATTATGGGTATCTACATTATATACAAAGAACTAACTGCATAA
- a CDS encoding bifunctional metallophosphatase/5'-nucleotidase, which translates to MKIFKEIFITPLSIIGILLVLVSCKTEKSNVMASNKTKRDTLSITVLQTADIHGQLDTHPELFWEDENVVFKTRGGLANIKTLFARERQKNPNRTIIVDGGDLIQGSGYTALSEGKVMPELIKNMGYDVIIPGNWEVVYGKDVMIDVMQGYDTDVIAQNMYHEKSEELLFPAYSVKEIEGVRVGFMGINDPDVPVRQNPIFSKGIAFSSLTNELKKQVDDLKANEDLDVLFLVTHLGVFKQVELANNTISESVDYILGNDTHERVRKPIQGKFAKVTEPGAFGSFVGKLTLHFVDGTLVSDEYELIDVDPKVFPADTKVQALVDKAKAPYEEHLETVIGYTKTPIYRYLTVENPMDNMITDAARWKTGADISISNGFRFGNPIVPKNGKPAPITRANLWNLLPVNEKVKTGKATGNQIKEWLEKEMHNAFSQKPTERFGGWLVRFSGMKVNFNSQNERGNRITAITVNGEPMEDDEFYTISACVRPGDPIDNLCRMANVKDVEVMDYTIHEVVEEYLKKKSPVSPTIDGRAYCDYLGTYSFSTVPKTNYKFQ; encoded by the coding sequence ATGAAAATATTTAAGGAAATATTTATTACACCACTTTCGATAATTGGAATACTATTGGTTTTGGTCTCGTGTAAAACGGAGAAATCGAATGTAATGGCAAGTAATAAAACTAAACGAGACACCTTGAGCATTACTGTATTGCAAACTGCCGATATACACGGACAGCTTGATACACATCCCGAATTGTTTTGGGAAGATGAAAACGTGGTATTTAAAACTCGTGGCGGCCTTGCCAATATTAAGACCCTTTTTGCCCGGGAACGACAAAAAAATCCCAATAGAACAATTATAGTTGATGGTGGCGACCTCATACAAGGTAGTGGTTACACGGCTCTGTCTGAAGGTAAGGTAATGCCAGAACTCATCAAAAATATGGGCTATGACGTCATCATCCCTGGTAACTGGGAAGTGGTGTATGGCAAGGACGTAATGATAGATGTGATGCAGGGATATGACACGGATGTTATTGCACAGAATATGTACCACGAAAAAAGCGAGGAACTTTTGTTTCCCGCTTATTCCGTTAAAGAAATAGAAGGTGTTCGGGTTGGCTTTATGGGCATAAACGATCCTGATGTTCCCGTTAGGCAAAATCCGATTTTTAGTAAAGGGATTGCCTTTAGTAGTCTTACCAATGAATTGAAAAAGCAAGTGGATGATTTAAAGGCCAATGAAGACCTGGATGTACTTTTTTTAGTAACGCATCTTGGTGTTTTTAAACAGGTAGAACTCGCCAACAATACCATTTCAGAAAGTGTAGATTACATATTAGGGAATGACACACACGAGCGCGTGCGCAAACCTATACAAGGCAAATTCGCAAAGGTTACCGAACCAGGTGCTTTTGGTTCTTTTGTTGGTAAGCTTACCTTGCATTTTGTGGATGGCACATTGGTGAGTGATGAATATGAACTTATTGATGTTGATCCAAAGGTATTCCCAGCTGATACGAAAGTACAGGCGCTTGTTGATAAGGCAAAAGCGCCCTACGAAGAGCATTTGGAAACAGTGATTGGGTACACAAAGACACCTATTTATCGCTATCTTACTGTTGAAAACCCAATGGATAATATGATTACCGATGCGGCCCGATGGAAAACTGGTGCTGATATATCTATCTCAAATGGTTTTCGTTTTGGCAACCCTATTGTTCCAAAAAACGGGAAGCCTGCACCTATTACTCGTGCAAATCTTTGGAATTTACTACCTGTAAATGAAAAAGTGAAAACAGGAAAAGCCACTGGTAACCAAATAAAAGAGTGGTTAGAAAAAGAAATGCACAATGCCTTTTCACAAAAACCGACTGAGCGATTTGGTGGTTGGTTGGTACGGTTTTCAGGTATGAAAGTCAATTTCAATAGCCAAAACGAACGTGGAAACCGTATCACAGCAATAACGGTTAACGGCGAGCCTATGGAAGATGACGAATTCTACACTATTTCTGCTTGTGTTAGACCAGGCGACCCTATAGATAATCTTTGCAGGATGGCTAATGTGAAAGATGTGGAAGTAATGGATTATACGATTCATGAGGTTGTTGAGGAATATCTCAAAAAGAAATCGCCTGTATCGCCCACTATAGATGGAAGAGCCTATTGTGACTATCTAGGCACTTATTCCTTTTCAACCGTACCCAAAACAAACTATAAATTTCAATAA
- a CDS encoding Crp/Fnr family transcriptional regulator, whose protein sequence is MIQELKEYYGGQFEPELISEINQVATFVEVPEGKDLIRPGQYIKTMPLLLSGSIKIMRPDSNGDELLLYHLEKGDTCAMSMTCCMGNTKSEIHAVTETPAKLLMIPIEKMEEWSSKYSTWRNFVFTSYHNRMMELLESVDNIAFNNMDERLGNYIFDKVKILNSKHIYTTHKEIAYDLHTSRVVISRLLKKMENNHLVKLHRSFIEVL, encoded by the coding sequence ATGATTCAAGAACTTAAAGAATATTACGGTGGTCAGTTCGAACCTGAACTTATAAGTGAAATTAACCAGGTGGCAACATTTGTTGAAGTTCCTGAAGGTAAAGATTTGATACGACCTGGTCAATACATTAAAACTATGCCTTTGTTACTATCTGGAAGTATAAAAATAATGCGACCAGACTCTAACGGCGATGAACTATTACTTTACCATTTAGAGAAAGGTGATACTTGTGCAATGTCTATGACTTGTTGTATGGGTAACACTAAAAGTGAAATACATGCGGTAACAGAAACACCTGCAAAACTTCTAATGATACCAATTGAAAAAATGGAAGAATGGTCAAGTAAATATAGTACTTGGCGCAATTTTGTATTTACAAGTTATCACAACAGAATGATGGAACTTCTTGAAAGTGTCGATAATATAGCATTTAACAATATGGATGAACGCTTAGGGAATTACATTTTTGATAAAGTTAAAATTTTAAATAGTAAACATATATACACAACTCATAAAGAAATTGCATATGATCTTCATACTAGTAGAGTTGTAATTTCAAGGCTCCTAAAAAAAATGGAAAACAACCATTTAGTCAAATTACATAGGAGTTTTATTGAAGTCTTGTAA
- a CDS encoding HD family phosphohydrolase has protein sequence MAKFVDNLYKNQALFFKIMLWALSTVFIVYLFPKGGKFKYEITKGKPWQYENLYAPFNFAILKTDEEIASEKEDIRQKQIPYYNYDNKVVEEVSDNIAKVFSATFNDSIKRTEGNQLLKFTNTTFQDIYEKGILQEIDGLAEDRLVFLKKGNAAVEVEYGSLIKQSELRAYIKNKVKRANLSRYETEFVELFFDLVKPNVIANETLTRKEIESKLQDISYTRGSVTKGSRIIARGEVVEGDKYKILNSLKAEFESQVWSQSSYYWVIFGYTILVSLALLMLLLFIKKYRIEIFENNTQITFIFFNVLVMVLLTTLVVKYNPEFVYLVPLCILPLTLKAFFDARLGLFTHVITVLLLGFIVPNSYEYMFLQILAGIVTILTVSELYKRANLFISVAQITLVYILAYFAFTITREGTVTAMNWETILYFVTCGLATLFVQPLIYAFEKVFGMVSDMSLLELSDTNSKLLKKMSNTAPGTFHHSLNVANLAEAAANEIGANAMLVRVGALYHDIGKMKNPTYFTENQTTSVNPHNDLEPQESANVIIDHVLDGIEIAKKNKLPDRIIDFIRTHHGTSSVYYFYMQEKKTNEDADVSDFSYPGPIPFSKETAILMMSDSVEAASKSLKEPTSTLIDNFVEKIINKQMDEGQFLNANITFKEIQTIKKVLKRKLNNIYHLRIEYPE, from the coding sequence ATGGCTAAATTTGTAGACAACCTGTATAAGAATCAGGCATTGTTTTTTAAGATTATGTTATGGGCACTGAGTACAGTGTTCATAGTTTATCTTTTTCCAAAAGGAGGAAAATTTAAATATGAGATTACTAAAGGGAAACCTTGGCAGTATGAAAACTTGTATGCACCTTTTAATTTTGCTATTCTCAAGACAGATGAAGAGATAGCTTCAGAAAAAGAGGATATAAGACAAAAGCAAATACCGTACTATAACTATGATAATAAAGTTGTAGAAGAGGTTTCAGATAATATTGCAAAAGTTTTTTCAGCTACATTTAATGATAGCATTAAAAGAACAGAAGGCAATCAACTTCTAAAATTTACCAACACTACATTTCAGGATATATATGAAAAAGGTATTCTACAAGAAATAGACGGTTTGGCAGAAGACCGCTTAGTGTTCTTAAAAAAAGGTAATGCTGCTGTTGAAGTAGAGTACGGAAGTCTTATTAAACAAAGCGAATTAAGAGCCTACATTAAAAATAAAGTTAAGCGAGCCAATCTCTCTAGATATGAAACAGAATTTGTAGAACTGTTTTTTGATTTAGTTAAACCAAACGTTATTGCTAATGAAACGCTTACACGTAAAGAAATTGAGAGTAAACTACAGGATATAAGTTATACACGTGGTAGTGTAACCAAAGGTAGTAGGATTATTGCTCGTGGCGAGGTTGTTGAAGGCGATAAATATAAAATATTAAATTCCCTAAAAGCAGAATTTGAGTCTCAAGTATGGAGCCAATCTAGTTACTATTGGGTTATTTTTGGTTATACCATTTTAGTATCTCTAGCTTTACTTATGTTACTTCTATTTATTAAAAAGTATAGAATTGAGATTTTTGAGAATAACACACAGATAACATTTATATTCTTTAATGTCTTAGTTATGGTATTGCTTACAACGCTGGTTGTAAAGTATAACCCAGAATTTGTGTACTTAGTTCCCTTGTGTATATTACCATTAACCTTAAAAGCATTTTTCGATGCGAGATTAGGTTTGTTTACACATGTTATAACAGTATTATTATTAGGCTTTATAGTACCTAATAGTTATGAATATATGTTTTTGCAAATTTTAGCTGGAATAGTAACCATACTTACAGTATCTGAACTTTATAAACGAGCTAATTTATTTATCTCTGTAGCACAAATAACTCTAGTATATATCTTGGCATATTTTGCCTTTACTATAACAAGAGAAGGTACAGTAACAGCTATGAACTGGGAAACTATATTGTATTTTGTTACTTGTGGTTTAGCAACCTTGTTTGTACAACCTTTAATTTATGCTTTTGAAAAAGTATTTGGAATGGTTAGCGATATGAGTTTGTTGGAGTTGTCTGATACAAACTCAAAGCTTCTCAAAAAAATGTCTAATACTGCTCCAGGAACATTTCACCATTCATTAAATGTTGCCAATCTAGCTGAAGCTGCTGCTAATGAAATTGGAGCAAATGCTATGTTAGTTAGGGTAGGAGCGTTATATCATGATATAGGTAAAATGAAAAACCCAACCTATTTTACAGAAAACCAAACCACATCTGTAAACCCTCATAACGATTTAGAACCACAAGAAAGCGCCAATGTTATTATTGATCATGTATTAGATGGTATTGAGATAGCAAAGAAGAATAAGCTACCAGACCGTATTATAGATTTTATAAGAACACATCACGGTACAAGCTCTGTATATTACTTTTACATGCAAGAAAAGAAAACAAACGAAGATGCAGATGTAAGTGATTTTAGTTATCCTGGACCTATACCATTTAGCAAGGAGACAGCTATATTAATGATGAGTGATAGTGTAGAGGCAGCAAGTAAAAGTCTTAAAGAACCTACTAGTACGTTAATTGATAATTTTGTTGAAAAAATAATTAACAAGCAGATGGATGAAGGCCAATTTTTAAATGCCAATATAACGTTTAAGGAAATACAGACCATCAAGAAGGTTTTAAAACGAAAACTAAACAATATCTATCATTTAAGAATAGAGTACCCTGAGTAG
- a CDS encoding rhodanese-like domain-containing protein has translation MKKYIIIMTLLSTLFGANGQSNKAIKILTATEYYNAISNNDVQLVDVRTEKEYNEGAIENALNIDFFQQENFNSKFNKLDKEKPVYLYCRSGNRSLQAAKKLDLLGFKKIYDLKGGYMGWPYKKY, from the coding sequence ATGAAAAAATATATTATAATTATGACACTATTAAGCACACTATTTGGCGCCAACGGGCAATCTAATAAAGCGATAAAAATCCTAACAGCAACAGAATATTATAATGCTATTTCAAATAATGATGTTCAATTAGTCGATGTTCGTACAGAAAAAGAGTACAATGAAGGCGCAATTGAAAACGCTTTAAATATTGATTTTTTTCAGCAAGAAAATTTCAATTCAAAGTTTAATAAGTTAGATAAAGAGAAGCCTGTTTATCTCTATTGTCGTTCAGGCAATCGTAGCCTACAAGCCGCTAAAAAATTAGATTTATTAGGGTTTAAAAAAATCTATGATTTAAAAGGAGGCTATATGGGATGGCCTTATAAAAAATATTGA
- a CDS encoding site-specific integrase, whose protein sequence is MRSKATLGLHFLPKLNQEKNGLAPLYVRITVNKKRVYLSLKRKVEATKWDTSQSKVKGHSADARQLNDYINQVNRRLLEVHKQLEDEQRVITAQAIKARYLGVDDTFKKLSDILTYHEDKMRTILKPGTLKNYKTTSKYLKKFLKTKMKTDDVFLKHINYSFITEFEHFLRTFKSKTHRPTPSNNGVMKHLERLKKLMNLAQKLEWVAKEPFAKFSLKFTKVEREFLDEVEVQELIKFTSHRTALTQTRDVFIFACYTGLSWIDVKNLSQDHIVRGIDGSNWIYTAREKTDTPVKIPLLPIPEKLLSRYAEKMMDSELLLPVYSNQKTNKYLKEIAIELGIRKKLTFHVARHTFATTVTLSNGVPIETVSKLLGHTKLSTTQIYARVIESKVSNDMNKLRDELRDKIDINNKKQVM, encoded by the coding sequence ATGCGCTCAAAAGCCACATTAGGACTGCATTTCCTGCCAAAACTCAATCAGGAAAAAAATGGTCTTGCACCATTATATGTCCGTATCACAGTCAATAAAAAACGAGTTTACTTAAGTCTAAAACGTAAAGTCGAGGCTACCAAATGGGATACCTCGCAATCTAAAGTAAAAGGACACTCTGCAGATGCTCGACAACTCAACGATTATATCAATCAAGTAAACCGCCGTCTTCTTGAAGTTCATAAACAATTGGAAGATGAACAGCGAGTTATAACCGCACAAGCTATAAAGGCGAGATATCTAGGAGTAGATGATACATTCAAGAAATTATCAGACATCCTCACTTACCACGAGGATAAAATGAGAACAATTCTCAAGCCGGGAACTTTGAAAAATTACAAAACGACTTCCAAGTATCTTAAGAAGTTCCTCAAAACAAAAATGAAAACTGACGATGTATTTCTTAAGCATATAAACTATAGCTTCATAACCGAATTTGAGCATTTCCTGCGCACATTTAAAAGTAAAACTCACAGACCAACTCCCAGCAACAATGGTGTGATGAAACACCTCGAGCGACTAAAAAAGCTAATGAATTTAGCACAGAAATTAGAATGGGTTGCCAAAGAACCTTTCGCGAAGTTTTCTTTAAAATTTACCAAAGTGGAGCGCGAATTCCTAGACGAAGTTGAAGTTCAGGAGCTTATCAAATTCACTTCGCATAGAACAGCTTTAACTCAAACACGAGATGTCTTCATTTTCGCCTGTTACACAGGTTTGTCTTGGATAGATGTTAAAAACCTCAGCCAAGATCATATCGTGAGAGGTATTGATGGCAGTAATTGGATTTATACGGCACGTGAGAAAACAGATACGCCAGTTAAGATTCCGCTTCTGCCAATTCCTGAGAAACTCCTATCGAGGTATGCCGAAAAAATGATGGATTCCGAATTACTGTTACCAGTGTATTCAAACCAAAAAACAAACAAATACTTAAAGGAAATTGCAATAGAGCTTGGCATAAGAAAGAAACTAACGTTTCACGTCGCTCGACACACCTTTGCGACGACGGTAACTTTGTCTAACGGCGTGCCGATTGAAACAGTCTCAAAATTACTAGGACATACTAAGCTATCTACAACTCAGATTTATGCACGTGTTATTGAAAGTAAAGTAAGTAATGATATGAATAAACTTCGTGATGAATTGAGAGATAAAATAGATATTAATAATAAGAAACAAGTTATGTAA
- a CDS encoding MBL fold metallo-hydrolase encodes MIIKQFEYKPLAHYSYAVISDGKMAVIDPERNPEQYYAFAKANNAEIEAIIETHPHADFVSSHLEIHKKTRAIIYNSEKLGADYPHNTFDQGDSIQLGSVKLKAINTPGHSPDSITIVATEDQETALFTGDTLFIGDVGRPDLREKSGNTKAKRKELAEMMYETITNKFNDLPDDALVYPAHGAGSLCGKNMSDASSSTLGNERMSNWAFKKQSKEEFMNTILDGQPFIPHYFGFDVDTNKVGADDLKPSIDKIPFSENAISEGLIVDMRDEETFKKGHLEGSFNIQAVSDNAKFETWLGSIIKPEDTFTLVIDSKENKDAMLHRVAKIGYEKLLNKVITISDENLETTEKLNLEDFKNNSDKYTIVDIRNNSEVEEGKFFDSAISHPLNELRDTANEIPTDKPIVVHCAGGYRSAAGSSILQKKLNGVTVYDLSDNIKEFK; translated from the coding sequence ATGATAATTAAACAATTTGAATATAAGCCACTTGCCCATTATTCTTATGCAGTTATAAGTGATGGAAAAATGGCGGTTATTGATCCAGAACGTAATCCCGAGCAATATTACGCTTTCGCAAAAGCTAACAATGCAGAAATTGAAGCGATAATTGAAACTCATCCCCATGCAGACTTTGTAAGTTCACATCTAGAAATTCACAAAAAAACAAGAGCAATTATTTACAACAGTGAGAAGCTGGGAGCAGATTACCCACACAACACATTTGATCAAGGCGATAGTATCCAATTGGGTAGTGTGAAACTAAAAGCGATTAACACACCAGGGCACTCGCCAGACAGTATTACTATCGTAGCAACTGAAGACCAAGAAACTGCTCTGTTTACAGGAGATACCCTATTTATAGGCGATGTTGGTCGGCCAGATTTGCGTGAAAAGTCCGGAAATACGAAGGCAAAACGTAAAGAACTTGCCGAAATGATGTATGAAACTATCACCAATAAATTTAATGATTTACCAGATGATGCACTTGTATATCCAGCACATGGTGCAGGATCGCTTTGCGGAAAAAACATGAGTGATGCCTCCAGCAGTACTTTAGGTAATGAACGAATGAGTAATTGGGCTTTTAAAAAGCAATCCAAAGAAGAGTTTATGAATACCATCCTCGATGGGCAGCCATTTATTCCTCACTATTTTGGGTTTGATGTTGATACCAATAAAGTAGGTGCAGATGATTTAAAGCCATCCATTGATAAAATCCCTTTTTCTGAAAATGCTATAAGTGAAGGCCTTATTGTCGATATGCGAGATGAAGAGACCTTTAAAAAAGGACATCTTGAAGGCAGTTTTAACATTCAGGCAGTTTCAGATAATGCAAAATTTGAAACATGGTTAGGTTCTATTATCAAACCAGAAGATACATTTACGCTGGTTATTGATAGCAAAGAAAACAAAGATGCGATGTTACACCGTGTAGCAAAAATTGGCTATGAAAAACTACTTAACAAAGTAATTACAATTTCAGACGAAAATTTGGAAACAACCGAAAAACTGAATTTGGAAGATTTCAAAAACAATTCTGACAAGTACACGATTGTAGATATCCGTAATAATAGTGAAGTGGAAGAAGGCAAATTCTTTGATAGTGCTATCTCACATCCTTTAAACGAACTGCGAGACACAGCAAATGAAATTCCGACGGACAAACCTATTGTTGTACATTGTGCTGGTGGCTATCGCAGTGCTGCAGGAAGTAGTATTCTTCAAAAAAAACTGAACGGTGTAACCGTTTATGATTTAAGTGATAACATCAAAGAGTTTAAATAA
- a CDS encoding sterol desaturase family protein, producing the protein MNKYVEIIKESFLGYYNYLIQEISNPSWTNYLYWLLGVSLVVFLLEIIVPWRKKQPVIRNGFWLDAFYILFNFFLFSLIGYNALSNVGVELFADIIGIWGWENIVAINVDTLPVWTQLLIMFFIADFVQWNVHRMLHRIPWLWKFHKVHHSVKQMGFAAQFRFHFMETIVYKTIQYLPLAMIGFGIEQFFVVHMFTVFIGHLNHANLDWSYGKLGYVFNNPRMHIWHHSKALPKEHPYGMNYGLRLSLWDYLFGTAYVPKSGRDIEIGFHNDNDFPKTFSSQIIYPFKKQQ; encoded by the coding sequence TTGAATAAATACGTTGAAATAATAAAAGAATCTTTTCTAGGGTATTACAATTACCTTATCCAAGAAATTTCAAATCCATCTTGGACCAATTATCTTTATTGGTTATTAGGGGTGTCTCTAGTCGTGTTTCTGTTGGAAATTATTGTGCCTTGGCGAAAGAAACAGCCTGTAATTAGAAATGGATTCTGGCTCGATGCTTTTTATATACTATTCAACTTTTTCTTGTTTTCACTCATCGGTTACAATGCACTATCTAATGTAGGAGTAGAATTATTTGCCGATATAATCGGAATTTGGGGGTGGGAAAATATTGTAGCAATTAATGTAGATACACTTCCAGTTTGGACACAATTGTTGATAATGTTTTTCATTGCAGACTTTGTTCAATGGAACGTCCATAGAATGTTGCATAGAATACCTTGGTTGTGGAAGTTTCATAAAGTACACCACAGCGTTAAACAAATGGGGTTTGCTGCTCAATTTCGCTTCCATTTTATGGAAACAATTGTCTACAAAACAATTCAATATTTACCACTTGCGATGATAGGATTTGGTATCGAGCAATTCTTCGTGGTCCATATGTTTACCGTTTTTATTGGTCATTTAAATCACGCAAATCTTGATTGGAGTTATGGAAAATTAGGCTACGTTTTCAATAATCCTCGTATGCATATTTGGCATCATTCAAAAGCATTGCCAAAAGAACACCCTTACGGTATGAATTATGGTCTAAGATTGAGCCTTTGGGACTACCTGTTTGGGACAGCTTATGTGCCAAAAAGTGGTCGGGATATAGAGATAGGCTTTCATAATGACAACGATTTTCCCAAGACGTTTTCTAGCCAAATTATTTATCCATTTAAAAAGCAACAATAG